One Thermodesulfobacteriota bacterium genomic window, GGGGCCTTGTCGATAAAGACAGGGCTTTTTCTTTTCTAAAACCCGACCTGAACGACCTCCACGACCCTTTTCTGATGAAGGATATGGTCACGGCCGTCGAGAGGCTTTCGGCCGCCGTGGCCGGTGGAGAGAAGATAGCGGTTTTCGGGGACTACGACGTCGACGGCACGACGTCCACCGCGCTCGTGCATCTCTTCCTGAAGGAGCTCGGCGCCGACAGCGTCACCTACATACCCGAGAGGCTCAAGGAGGGCTACGGCCTTAACGAGGCCGCCGTAAGGGAACTCCACGGCTCCGGCGTAAAGCTCATCGTTACCGTGGACTGCGGCGTGTCCTGCCACGAAGAGGTGGCGCTTGCCACGACACTCGGGGTGGACTGCATCATAACGGACCACCACGAGACCACGGCGGAGCTTCCGCCCGCCTGCGCGGTCCTGGACCCCAAACGTCCGGACTGCACCTTCCCGTTCAAGGGGCTCGCGGGAGTGGGGGTGGCCTTCAACCTCGTTATGGCCCTGAGGACGAAGCTCAGGGACAACGGTACGTCTTTTCCCGGGGGCGAGGTGCCGAACTTGAAGCGTTACCTGGATCTCGTCTGCATAGGCACGGTAGCGGACATGGTGCCGCTCGTCGACGAGAACAGGGTGTTCGTGAGCTGGGGGCTCAGGGAGCTCGAAAACACGACCCGTCCGGGGCTCCGGGCCTTGAAGGAGGTGTCCGGGGTAAAGCCCGGCAAGGTCGATACCGATAATATCGCCTTCCAACTCGCCCCGAGGATAAACGCGGCAGGCAGGCTTAAGAGCGCCGATACCGCGCTAAGGCTCTTTACGACCGGGGACGAGGTGGAGGCCGGAAACATGGCCGCGCTCCTTCAGAGCGAGAACTCCTCCAGGCAGAGGATCGAGGCCGGGATACTCGAAGAGGCGCTGGAGATGGCCGAGGGTGAAACCGGCCGGAGCCTGGTTCTATCCTCGCCCGGCTGGCATCCGGGGGTGGTCGGGATAGTGGCCTCCAGGATGGTCGGACGTTTTACGAAGCCCACCGCCATGATAGCCGTCGAGGACGGCATTGCCAGGGGCTCGGTAAGGGGTATAAGCGGCATAAACGTGATGGAGGGGCTCGATGCCTGCGCTGCCCTCCTTGAAAGGTACGGCGGACACAAGGCCGCCGCCGGTTTTAGCATAGCCCCGAAGAACATAGACGGCTTCAAGAAGGCGTTCGGTGATTTCTGGAACGAAAGACTCACCGACGAGGATCTCGTGCCCGAGGTGGCGCTCGACGCCGTCGTATCGCTCGACGAGATAGACATGAGGCTCGTCTCCGAGCTGGAGAGGCTTTCCCCGTTCGGCCTGTCCAACCGCCAGCCGCTCTTCTGCGCCGTGGATACGGACATGGTCCACACCGAGGTAGTCAAGGACAGGCACCTGAGGGTAAGGGTAAAGCAGGGGGGAAAAAAGGCGGGGGCCGCGATGAACGGCATAGGGTTCGGCCTGGCGTCCCTGCACCCCATGAAAGGCCGCGGCTTCGACGTCGCGTATTATCCCTACCTGGACGAATGGAGGGGGTCGAAAAACCTGAAACTCAGGATAGAGGACGTCCAGAAAAGAAAGTAAAAAGGTAAAGGTAAAAAGGCAAAAGGGAAAGGACTTTTACGATATGTTCGACCTCAAGAAGAGAAAGAAGTACATAAGGCATCCGGTAGAGCCGCTGGAGGTGGACGCCGGGCGCGA contains:
- the recJ gene encoding single-stranded-DNA-specific exonuclease RecJ; its protein translation is MKKRWKVNPVNRELQESLGRELSILPITAQLLINRGLVDKDRAFSFLKPDLNDLHDPFLMKDMVTAVERLSAAVAGGEKIAVFGDYDVDGTTSTALVHLFLKELGADSVTYIPERLKEGYGLNEAAVRELHGSGVKLIVTVDCGVSCHEEVALATTLGVDCIITDHHETTAELPPACAVLDPKRPDCTFPFKGLAGVGVAFNLVMALRTKLRDNGTSFPGGEVPNLKRYLDLVCIGTVADMVPLVDENRVFVSWGLRELENTTRPGLRALKEVSGVKPGKVDTDNIAFQLAPRINAAGRLKSADTALRLFTTGDEVEAGNMAALLQSENSSRQRIEAGILEEALEMAEGETGRSLVLSSPGWHPGVVGIVASRMVGRFTKPTAMIAVEDGIARGSVRGISGINVMEGLDACAALLERYGGHKAAAGFSIAPKNIDGFKKAFGDFWNERLTDEDLVPEVALDAVVSLDEIDMRLVSELERLSPFGLSNRQPLFCAVDTDMVHTEVVKDRHLRVRVKQGGKKAGAAMNGIGFGLASLHPMKGRGFDVAYYPYLDEWRGSKNLKLRIEDVQKRK